The Cellulosimicrobium sp. ES-005 genome segment CAGCTCGCGGTCCTCCTCCTCCGCCGAGACCATCTCGATGACGTAGCCGAGCTCGGCCGCGAGCGTGCCGAACGTGTCCTCGTCGAGCGACTGCGTCGCGGTCGCCATCTCACCGAGGTGGAAGAGGACCGTGACGAGGCTCGCGGGGTTCGCGTCGATCTTGTCCGCGAAGTCGTTCAGGGACGAGCCGTGCCGCAGTCGCACGACGGTCGAGCCGTTCCCGCGGGGAACCTGCACGCCGCCGAGCGACGGCGCCTGCATCTGCTCGAACTCCTGGCGCTTCGCGCGCTTCGACTTGCGCCCGCGCACGGGACGGCCGCCGGCGCGCCCGAAGGCGCCCTGCGTGGAGCCGCGACCCGCGCCGCCGCGACCGCCGCCACCGGGACGACCGGCGAAGCCGCCGCCGCCACCGGGCGCGCCGCCACCACCGGGACGACCGCCGAAGCCGCCACCGCCGCCACGACCGCCGCCGCCACCGCCGGGACGACCGCCGGGAGCGGGACGCTCGCCGGGGCGACCGATCGAGGTGCGGCCGGGCATCATGCCCGGGTTCGGGCGCGGGCCACCGGGACGCGGAGCGGGACGGGGGCCACCCGGGCGGGGGCCGCCCGGACGCTCGCCCGACGCCGCCGCGGCACCCTCGGCGCGCTCGGGACGCGCGCCGGGCCGGGGCATGCCCTGGCTGGACGCGAAGGGGTTGTTGCCCGGGCGCGGGGCGCCCGGACGCGGGCCGCCACCCTGCCGGGGCATGCCCTGGCTGGAGGCGAACGGGTTGTTGCCCGGGCGCGGGGCACCGGGGCGCGCGCCCGAGCCACCCGGACGGGGGGCGGGCGCGTTCGTGCCGCCGCCCGGCTTGGGCGTGGCGGTGGGCTTCTGGGGCGCCGGGCGCTCGGCCGCGGGGGCCTGGGGCGCCGGAGCCTTCGGTGCCGGCGCGGCGGGCGCCGGGGCCTGAGGTGCCTTCGCGGGCTCGGCCGGGGCCGGGGCCGCCGACCGGGGCGCGGGAGCCTCCGCCTTCGGCGCGGCCGGCTCGGCCTTCGCCTCGGGCTTCGGGGCCGGCTTCGGCGCGGCCGGGCGCGCGGCGGGTGCCGCCGCGGGCTTGCTCGCGGCGCCGCCCCCGGCGGGGAAGGCGTCGCGCAGCTTGCGGACCACCGGTGGCTCGATGGTCGAGGATGCCGAGCGGACGAACTCACCGAGCTCCGTCAGCTTGGTCATGATGGTCTTGCTCTCCACCCCGAGCTCCTTCGCGAGCTCGTAGACGCGGACCTTTGCCACAACTCTCCTGTCTCGGCCCGTCCCGGACAGGGAGGACCGTCGTTAGTGCTGGGTGCTCATCGCTGGGTACTCATCGGGTGCCCATCGGCTTCTAACCCGCTTCCTTGTCGACGTGTCGTGCAGTGCGGCCCCCGGGGACGGGGCCGTGACGCATGGCTCAGACGTGCTCTCCCGGCCGCGCCTCGATCACGGTGCGGACCGCGGCGAGGTCGAGGGGCCCGGCGACGCGCAGGGCCCGCGGGACGGCCCGCCGGCGTTCCGCCGTCTCGAGGCACCGGGCCGACGCGTGGAGCCACGCACCGCGACCCGGCAGCGACCGTCCGGCGTCCACCACGAGCCGGGGCTCGTCGGCGCTCGCACCGGACCGGTCGAGGACCAGACGGAGGAGAGCTGACCGCAGGTCGCGCTCCCGGCATCCGACGCACGTACGGACAGGACCCGAGCCCGTGGGTACGGGGCGGGTCGTGGTGTCCTGGGGCATGGTCGAGGTGCGGGCGCGCGGCCCGGTCGAGGACAGTCTACCGCGCCGTCCCGTCATCCGTGACCGTCCCACCCCCGTCGACTACCGGTCTCCGGTGCGAGGACCTGCGGGAGCGTCGTCGCCGGACCGCTCCGCCGGGGCGCCGCCCTCGTCCGAGCGGATGTCGATGCGCCACCCCGTGAGCTTCGCGGCCAGGCGGGCGTTCTGCCCCTCCTTGCCGATCGCCAGGGAGAGCTGGAAGTCCGGGACGACGACGCGCGCGGCGCGGGCCACCTCGTCGACGACCGTGACGGACGACACACGAGCCGGTGACAGCGCGTTGGCCACGAACTGCGCCGGGTCGTCGCTGTGGTCGACGATGTCGATCTTCTCGCCGTGCAGCTCCGCCATGACGGCGCGCACCCGGGAGCCCATGGGGCCGATGCAGGCGCCCTTGGCCCCGAGACCGGGGACCCGGGAGCGCACGGCGACCTTCGTCCGGTGCCCGGCCTCGCGGGCGATGGCGGTGATCTCCACCGACCCGTCCGCGACCTCGGGCACCTCGAGCTCGAACAGCTTGCGCACGAGGTTCGGGTGCGTGCGGCTCAACGTGATCTGCGCGCCCTTCATTCCCCGGGCCACCTCGAGCACGTACGCGCGCAGGCGCTCGCCGTGCACGTACTCCTCCGTGGGCACCTGCTCGTGCGGCGGGAGGACCGCCTCGGTGCCGCCGACGTCGACCAGCACCACGCGCGGGTCGCGGCCCTGCTGGATGACGCCCGCGAGGACCTCGCCCTCCTTGCCGCGGAACGTGCCGAGGATCTGGTCGTCCTCGGCGTCGCGCAGGCGCTGGACGATGACCTGGCGCGCGGTCGACGTCGCGATCCGGCCGAAGTCGGCGGGCGTGTGGTCGAACTCCGGCCCGTACTCGACCGGGCCGCGCGGGGCGTCCTCGTCGTCGGTCTGGGGAGCCGGCAGCTCCTCGCGCGCCCACACGGTGACGTGCCCCGTCTTGCGGTCGAGCTCGACGCGCGCGCGGGAGTACGCGTCCGGGGTGCGGTGGTACGCCGAGAGCAGGGCCTGCTCGATCGCGGCCACCAGGACGTCGAGGCTGATGTCCCTCTCGCGCTCCAGCAGGCGCAGCGC includes the following:
- a CDS encoding YlxR family protein, translating into MTGRRGRLSSTGPRARTSTMPQDTTTRPVPTGSGPVRTCVGCRERDLRSALLRLVLDRSGASADEPRLVVDAGRSLPGRGAWLHASARCLETAERRRAVPRALRVAGPLDLAAVRTVIEARPGEHV
- the nusA gene encoding transcription termination factor NusA — translated: MDVDMSALRLLERERDISLDVLVAAIEQALLSAYHRTPDAYSRARVELDRKTGHVTVWAREELPAPQTDDEDAPRGPVEYGPEFDHTPADFGRIATSTARQVIVQRLRDAEDDQILGTFRGKEGEVLAGVIQQGRDPRVVLVDVGGTEAVLPPHEQVPTEEYVHGERLRAYVLEVARGMKGAQITLSRTHPNLVRKLFELEVPEVADGSVEITAIAREAGHRTKVAVRSRVPGLGAKGACIGPMGSRVRAVMAELHGEKIDIVDHSDDPAQFVANALSPARVSSVTVVDEVARAARVVVPDFQLSLAIGKEGQNARLAAKLTGWRIDIRSDEGGAPAERSGDDAPAGPRTGDR